ATATCTTGTGCtgaaatactaaaaaaacagtTTTCTATTGAGTATCAAGTAACTAAACTGTCATACAAAAAGTgagtattgattataatttataatattaatttaaatacaaatagatTCTCAAGTTAATATACAAAAGTAGCTTAAAtccattcattttattttctattccaAATAGACCATCTTGAAATCTAGATGAAACCTACTTATGTActgtaattatgaaaataaatttatgtttgtttacattttatgtgaAATGTATTTATTCTATATCTATGATTTAGAATGATGAttcttacattaataaaaatattgtacttgtGTTTGTAGAGTAGAAGAATATTGGGAGCCTAAAGTGGATGGTCTTGAAACTCTAGTTGTTAAGCGACAAATACCATTAATTCACATATTACTCTCCACAGAAGCAATACCTGACTGTAATCAAATTGGGTATGTTttatgacttttattttaaatacatcaaGTATAGGAAATTCCATCAGGTTctacaagtattttttaaatgtatgtctCTGTTTATTAGGTACttgtaatttacttaatatttaatgtggTGTCTGCATTTggacaatttattttagttatgtaTTATGAATGTAGTGTTACAAAATTGCTAAAGAAGAGCCTCAATACCTATAAAATTAGCTTCTACACATATTGCCAGATATTCTGTGATTAAGTTTTGTATCCATTATGCACAAAAAACTCACTTCTGTAAATGATACCACTATATAGATATGTTAAACCACATGAACAGGATTAACAGCATAAATAGTTAGCATCTGGCATTCATTtgattttttagaagtgtattctcactaattaaattatattgatattatccttttttttcCACAAGGTATCAAACTCTAAGTGGTAAGAAATTTTGGCAAAAAGAACAGACACAAGACAGAAAACAGCAACAATCTTACAAGTCTAAGAAACAGAAGCGAAagaaaaatgaatgaataaatgctaccaagaaaattaaaacactaaATTGAATGTGTTTTTCACTAAAAATACCTATTCATATTTAGACCTAAACATCATTGTGTTAGGGAACTGCTAAAGTATTCCCCCCAGTCCAGGGTTTTGTCTCCCGCGAGACATTAGAGCCAAAATGATTATTATGAGCTAAAACATGCTACAAAAGAGAAGGCTTGTACGTAGTAGTCTAGA
This genomic window from Manduca sexta isolate Smith_Timp_Sample1 chromosome 17, JHU_Msex_v1.0, whole genome shotgun sequence contains:
- the LOC115443143 gene encoding ribonuclease P protein subunit p25-like protein, which produces MENYSKGKNVEEELQRDKIPIKDLPENFLWMQVKGGSKMTNLLSHATGILQDKAATAVVWSGAGVAIPKAISCAEILKKQFSIEYQVTKLSYKKVEEYWEPKVDGLETLVVKRQIPLIHILLSTEAIPDCNQIGYQTLSGKKFWQKEQTQDRKQQQSYKSKKQKRKKNE